A segment of the Fusarium oxysporum f. sp. lycopersici 4287 chromosome 4, whole genome shotgun sequence genome:
ACATCCAATCTGGAGTCTCGCACCGTTGCCGCATAGCTGCATATCAGGGGTTCCCGGTGCCTGCATGATGTTTGTACCCTTCGCTTCCCACCAACAATTATTCCAGACGCTTCAATACCTGCCCCAAATTCACTAGTTTGATCCGAAAGTGAGCAAACAGAGAAGCCACCAACTGAACAAGATTGCCCAAGGGGACTGTCACTCCCGTAAGCTCACCAAGGTTTCACGACCTCGGACTCCGCTGCGGCGAAATGACGCATTACAGAAAATAATGTTCCGCATAGATTAAAACTTGATGAGAGCCACTTAGCTGCATCCCCCTCTGTACCTCACCTCAGCTTTCTTTTTCCTGCGGCCCATCTATCAGCATGTATCCCGGGTCTCTTTTTCCTCTACTCGCGGTACTTGCCGTTGGCACAGAAGCGATTGGTTCAACACCGAGATGCAAATGCGTATGTATACGAAATTCAATCTATCATATCTGACTTCAGCTGACGGTTAAAGATTCCCGGCCAATCCTGCTGGCCCTCTCCTTCAGAATGGAAAGctttcaacaacaagattgGCGGCAGTCTTATCAAGACTGAGCCAATCGCGCAGTCATGCTACCCCGGCCCAGAGGATCTGAAGCAATGCGCGTACGTGAACAAAATGTGGTCGGATCAGGATTTCCAGTCGTCGAATCCTATCGGGAGACCTTATCCGTACAACATCACCTGCGCACCGGTGGATTACGCTGCTGGGCAAGAGCCTACGACCTGCAGTCTCGGTTCTTTGCCTGTTTACGCTGTTAATGCTACTACTCTGTCACAAATCCGAAATACGATTTCGTATGCACGTGAGCGGAATATTAGACTTGTTGTTACTGGAACAggccatgatcttcttggtcgcTCTGATGGGTTCGGTGGTCTTGAGCTCTGGCTTCATCAGTTCAAAAACGGCATTAACTTTCAGAAGACTTACAAATCCGAGAACCAGTGCAAAAGGTCTAGCTGGAAGCATAGTGCTATCAAGATTGATGGGAACTACCAATGGCGCGATGTGTACAAGGTAGCTGAGGCGAACAATGTCATCGCAGTTGGCGGTGGCTCTATCACGCCTGGAGCGATCGGCGGGTGGGCTTCTGGTGGTGGCCATGGACCTGCGACGAGGAACTATGGTCTTGGCGCTGATCAGATTCTGGAAGCAGAAGTGATGCTAGCTGATGGAAGAGTCATCATCGCTAATCACTGTGAGAACACCGATCTCTTCCGTTCAATGCGTGGCGGAGGTCCTGGCTATGGTATCACTTTGAGCAGTACCATCAAGGCTCATCCCAATGTCAAGGTTGTCACAGCTCACCACTTGCAGATCGCACCACTGGAGAAGACAGTGAAGAATGCAGATCTACTCGACGCTGTGTCTACTCTGCTGCAGTCGCTACCTGATCTGAACGACGCTGGCTTTGCTGGCTACGGTTACTGGTTCCGAAACTTTCCCACCGTTTTTGTTGGGAACGCTACATCTGGCTATTCACACGGTGTCTGGACAATCGGCAAGGGCCGTCAAGAGGCTGAGGCAGCCTGGGCCCCGGTGCGAAGGGCTTTGGCGAAGTTTGAAGATAAGCTCTACATTAACGAGAGCTGGGCTACGTACGACGACTACTGGTCATTCTACCACGCTGAATCCGGGTTATACGACCCGACCGGCGATACCTCTGTCTTGACTTCGCGATTAATCGACCGCCAGAGCgtgaagagcttcgagaaaGTCCGAGATGCCGTCGAAGTCATGAGCGGCAAACCCGATGAGTTCGGCACAAGTGTCATTCTTCTCACTTCCGGAGGCCAAGTCTTCAAAGATGCTTCAGACAAGACAAGCGGCCTACACCCCGCCTGGCGAAAATCACACTACGTTCTCATCTCAGGCACGGGTATTTCTCGTACCGGAAACACTGCTGAGCGCAAAGCGGCGAATGACGACGTCACGTTCGTTAAGGGCGCTGCAGCGAAGACGTTGGCTCCCAACACTGGCGGTTACATGAATGAGGGTGATCGCAATGATCCTGATTGGAAGAAGTCGTTCTATGGTAGCTTGTATGGTGAGCACCTtacgacgaagaggaagtATGATCCTTCTCATGTTTTCTATTGTCCTACTTGTGTTGGGTCTGAGGATTGGGTTGAGAGACCAGATGGGCCTTTATGTAGAGTTAAATAGAAAAGATCTGGTTTCGAGAATCTATAGCTTATTCAACGATGCTTCTCAGTCGTGTCTCCGGCGGATCCCAAACAATATCCTGAATCCCAAGCCTTTGTCTCGCTGGGACCTTGATACTTCCAGATTCCGCGCTAATTTCGAtattctcttcattcttgaaCAAAAGCATCGGCATCGTCTGGTGGAACTCCGCCAACGTGAACATATCATGATGTCCTTCAGCCCGAGGGTTTAAAGCGTCCATTGCTCGTGTGCTGATGGCTTCGTAAAGGATCTTTGCATCCTCGACTGTTCCGGCGTGGAATAGGCCAACGCCCCAGCTTGCTATTTTAAGAGgatcgccatcgccatggGGGGTGAATGGGTTTCCGACGTTGTTGACTGACAGACAGGCGTTGATTCCGTACTCTTGAATTAGCTTGGGTACCATGATTGTACCACACGGTCGACTGAGCGGTTCACCCTGTCTTGAACCGTCAGACCCATGTCTGCCCATCATGTAGAGGTCGCTAGTTGGTAATCCGACAAAGTGAACAGGCAGTTTTGTCTCTCTCAGCGTTTCTGAAAGTCTGACCAGATCATCGTGAGTAGCACGAGTAAGTCTAGTAGCATGCCCAAAAACAACAGTCGGAGCGCCAGGGTATGTAGGCCACTTAAGAACCCTGAGCTCTTCAATGATATGAGTAAACACAGACATGTGGGTTCCATCGCCATCCAGGTTGAATTCGATATGAAAGTCAAGGTGTTTCTTGTATTTCAATGCGGTTTCGATGGCCCAACGTATGTTCTTATTCTGCGCTTCAACGTCGGATTCCACGTACGGTGTAGTTCCAATAACATCAATCTTCGAACCAAGCTGACCAAGAGCTTTCACAAACATATCTCGGTTTgcctctcccttctctgtCGAGAATATAGGGTCCTGTGCAAAGGCGCAGATTTGCACTTCCAAAAAGTCCTCGAATTCCTTCCTTAGCCGGATTCCCACCTCCAGAGTTTTGAGTTCAGTGACAGAATCAACCTCAACAAAGGCCCTCATGAAAGTGACACCCTGTTTGTAACTTGTGGCTATTAGCTGAGACCCTCGTAAGTATAAGTCCTCCTCGGTGTAGCGTTTCTTTGCTTCAGCTGTATTGACTAAGGCTTCCTGAAACCCTCCTGTTTTGGGAGCCAGATCAGAGTAATCTGGGTGGTTTGAGGATTTTGGATGGTTGCAGGTGAGAAGATATGGTTTGTCGAGATGAATATGAGGATGACAGAGTGAGGGAAGCATTACGCTTGGTGTTGTCCTGCCAGCAGAAGGCTTCATGGAGGTCACCACTCCCTCTTCTATTTGGATATCCCATTGTTTTGAAGAGTTTTGAAACGGAATAATGATGTTTTTGAGGACCATGCTGAGTTATACTGAGAATTCTTAAGGTTAAAATTGAGAAAATAAACTCTCAAAGATCGTGAATCCCTTCACAGTGTCATTGATTCCCCTCATCTCGAATTTGAACCAATCATGTTGAAACCTGGATGGATATCAGTCAGGGTGAATAATTATCCGGCCTTTCACCACTGTAACTTATGCTTTCACAACGGCATTTATGAATGACTGGGTAAATATCCCGATGAATTGGCATAACCACCTAAAAACCTATAGCCGAAATGCTTTCAAGCCAGGTATATCATTTGCGCGGATAAACTCAACGTCATAAACAAGTTTATGCACCCAAACGATCTCCAATTCTGGGGAATCTGGGCTGATCCTCCGCACAAACGATGACGATCTTGACTCAAAGGGGTATCTTTCGGTAGTccaccatcatcaagttcaactGCTCCTCCACAAATACTCCAATTCAAGATCGGCCCGAGTCGAGATCATCACGAGTTGCTACATATTGGGATTCTCGAATTTTCCGTGTGACATTGAACTTTACACCGATGATCTTTTTCCGAGGGTTTATAAAGATGTCGGGCCCTTCGGATAACCCCTCAGGTTTGACTTTCGTTTAAACAACTTTTGCCAGGGCCAAGATGGTGCTTGTTACATCAAAGGGCATTACGACGGCGGCAGTGCTGTTCTGTCAGGTCATTTCGACTTTCGCGGAGAGTTCGGATCGTGAGTCTTCATTTTTTCACATTGAACAATGGTTAACATGTCTGCAGCAATCCGCGTCGATGGCACGTCTTTCGCTCTCAATGGCGACAACGTCTCATACCGCTTCCACGTCGACAACATCACTGGAGACCTCATCAACGATCACTACGGCGGCCCAGTCGCCGAAGATGGAATCACCACCGAAATCGGTCCCATCCAAGGCTGGGTAAATCTCATCGGCCGCGTCCGACGAGAATTCCCAGACCACGGCAGAGGAGACTTCCGTATCCCTGCATTTCAGCTCCAACAAGCAAGCGGCACAACCGTCACCGACTTTCGATACAAGTCTCATGAGGTTGTACGAGGAAAGCCTGGATTACCTGGTCTTCCGTCGACGTTTGgtgaggctgatgatgtgTCGACTTTGGTGGTGCACATGTACGACAATTACAGCTCTATTGCTGTTGATCTCTCGTATTCGATATTTCCGAAATATGATGCTATTGTGCGGAGTGTGAATATTACGAATCGGGGCAATGCGACGATTAATTTGAGAAAGGTTTCGAGCTGGAGTGTTGATCTGCAGCAGGATAATCTGGATCTTATTGAGATCAAGGGTGACTGGGCGCGTGAGGGTATGCGCGTGCGTCGAAAGGTGGACTTTGGAACACAAGGGTAAGCATTGTTTCCGTAAAACGATAGCACAAGGCGTTAACAGCATTGCAGATTCCAAAGCTCTACCGGTTACTCTTCGCATCTCCACAACCCGTTCCTCGCTCTCGTATCATCAACTACGACCGAGACACAAGGCGAAGCTTGGGGCTTCTCTCTGGTGTATACTGGTTCCTTTGCCGTTGACGTCGAGAAGAGCTCTCAGGGACTCACCCGCGCCATCCTCGGTCTCAATTCTCTCGACTTCTCATGGCCATTGAAAGTTGGCCAAACCTTCACCACTCCCGAGGTCGTCTCAGTCTTCTCTAGCAAGGGCGTAGGCGGCATGTCTCGGCAATTCCACCGCCTGTACAGAAAGCATTTGATGAAGAGTAAATACGCAGAGGAGACACGTCCTgttcttctcaacagctgGGAGGGCTTGGCATTCGATATCAACGAGACTGCCATTGAGAAGATCGCCAAACAATCTGCAGACCTCGGCATCAAATTGTTCGTCATGGATGATGGCTGGTTCGGTAACAAGTATCCACGTGTTAACGATACAGCTGGTCTTGGAGACTGGCAGCCTGATAAGTCACGCTTCCCTGACGGATTGACACCTCTGGTCGAAAATGTAACTGATCTGAAAGTCGCCAATTCTTCTGATGAGCTAAAGTTCGGTATCTGGTTCGAACCCGAAATGGTGAACCCTGAGTCAGACTTGTACGATAAGCACCCCGACTGGGCAATCCACGCAGGCTCGTATCCCCGAACCGAGACGCGTAACCAATTAGTTCTCAACCTAGCTTTGCCTGAGGTCCAAGAGTTCATCATCGACTTCGTTTCCAAGGTTCTCCGCGAATCACCAATCTCCTACGTCAAGTGGGATAACAACCGTGGAATTCACGAGACTCCTGATCCTACTCTCAACTACAAGTATATGCTGGGTCTTTATCACGTCTTTGAAACTTTGACGAGTCGCTTCCCTGACGTTTTGTGGGAAGGGTGTGCTTCAGGTGGCGGTCGGTTTGACCCCGGTGTTCTTCAGTGGTTCCCTCAAATCTGGACGTCGGATGATACAGATGCAGTTGAGCGTATCGCCATCCAATTCGGCACGTCACTTGCTTATCCTCCATCTGCCATGGGAGCTCACCTATCGCATGTCCCTAACGGCAACACCCAGAGAATAACCTCCGTTAAGTTCAGAGCCCACGTTGCCATGATGGGTGGCTCCTTTGGTGTTGAACTTGACCCTAGCGATCTTGAGCCTGAGGAGAGGGAACAAATTCCTGGTCTTATCGAGCTCTCTGAAAAGATCAACCCAATTGTCATCACTGGAGACTTTTACAGACTTGCCCTGCCTGAGGAAACCAACTACCCAGCTGGACAGTTCATTTCTGAGGATGGTAAGAAGGTCGTGTTATTTGCATTCCAGACGAGGGCGACTATCAACAACTCTTGGCCCTGGTTCCGACTTCAAGGTTTGGATGCTAGTGCCAAGTACAAGGTGGATAATAACCAGACGGTTTCTGGTACGACGCTGATGAACCTGGGCATTCAATTGAGGTTTGAGGGAGATTATGATAGTCAGGTTTTGATGATTGAGAAGCAATAGTTCAAAAGCCTAGGCCATGAATCGACATACTGTAAATAACGCTCCGAAAATACAAGGCTCGATCAGTCATCTCAGTATCTCCGTAACACATGATAACTCGAACTGTCCATCCAACGCGTAAAAACTCACAAGGGAGCCTTCGCCAAGACAATCCCCTGATTCGGCGATAACTTTCCATCTTCACCCTCACGTAAGTACCCTCACGTAAGTTCTCAAGAAGCCTGAAAATTCCATCACCATAAGCTTAGCAAACAGTTTAATTCTGTGGCAGCTGTGCATTAATGAGTTTCTGCAGTTGACGCAGAGTGTCAACACTCATGGTGACGTTGACCATTTCGGAACCTTCGAGGCCATTGGAAG
Coding sequences within it:
- a CDS encoding hypothetical protein (At least one base has a quality score < 10), coding for MYPGSLFPLLAVLAVGTEAIGSTPRCKCIPGQSCWPSPSEWKAFNNKIGGSLIKTEPIAQSCYPGPEDLKQCAYVNKMWSDQDFQSSNPIGRPYPYNITCAPVDYAAGQEPTTCSLGSLPVYAVNATTLSQIRNTISYARERNIRLVVTGTGHDLLGRSDGFGGLELWLHQFKNGINFQKTYKSENQCKRSSWKHSAIKIDGNYQWRDVYKVAEANNVIAVGGGSITPGAIGGWASGGGHGPATRNYGLGADQILEAEVMLADGRVIIANHCENTDLFRSMRGGGPGYGITLSSTIKAHPNVKVVTAHHLQIAPLEKTVKNADLLDAVSTLLQSLPDLNDAGFAGYGYWFRNFPTVFVGNATSGYSHGVWTIGKGRQEAEAAWAPVRRALAKFEDKLYINESWATYDDYWSFYHAESGLYDPTGDTSVLTSRLIDRQSVKSFEKVRDAVEVMSGKPDEFGTSVILLTSGGQVFKDASDKTSGLHPAWRKSHYVLISGTGISRTGNTAERKAANDDVTFVKGAAAKTLAPNTGGYMNEGDRNDPDWKKSFYGSLYGEHLTTKRKYDPSHVFYCPTCVGSEDWVERPDGPLCRVK
- a CDS encoding alpha-galactosidase 2, which gives rise to MVLVTSKGITTAAVLFCQVISTFAESSDPIRVDGTSFALNGDNVSYRFHVDNITGDLINDHYGGPVAEDGITTEIGPIQGWVNLIGRVRREFPDHGRGDFRIPAFQLQQASGTTVTDFRYKSHEVVRGKPGLPGLPSTFGEADDVSTLVVHMYDNYSSIAVDLSYSIFPKYDAIVRSVNITNRGNATINLRKVSSWSVDLQQDNLDLIEIKGDWAREGMRVRRKVDFGTQGFQSSTGYSSHLHNPFLALVSSTTTETQGEAWGFSLVYTGSFAVDVEKSSQGLTRAILGLNSLDFSWPLKVGQTFTTPEVVSVFSSKGVGGMSRQFHRLYRKHLMKSKYAEETRPVLLNSWEGLAFDINETAIEKIAKQSADLGIKLFVMDDGWFGNKYPRVNDTAGLGDWQPDKSRFPDGLTPLVENVTDLKVANSSDELKFGIWFEPEMVNPESDLYDKHPDWAIHAGSYPRTETRNQLVLNLALPEVQEFIIDFVSKVLRESPISYVKWDNNRGIHETPDPTLNYKYMLGLYHVFETLTSRFPDVLWEGCASGGGRFDPGVLQWFPQIWTSDDTDAVERIAIQFGTSLAYPPSAMGAHLSHVPNGNTQRITSVKFRAHVAMMGGSFGVELDPSDLEPEEREQIPGLIELSEKINPIVITGDFYRLALPEETNYPAGQFISEDGKKVVLFAFQTRATINNSWPWFRLQGLDASAKYKVDNNQTVSGTTLMNLGIQLRFEGDYDSQVLMIEKQ